One Lactobacillus sp. ESL0785 DNA window includes the following coding sequences:
- a CDS encoding rod shape-determining protein: protein MFGLGAKNIGIDLGTANTLVYTEGKGIVLREPSVVAKNTQDNKVIAVGSKAREMIGRTPASIVAIRPMKDGVIADYDTTASMLKHFIDRTVGNSKPSVMICVPSGVTEVEKRAVIDAARVAGAREAYVIEEPFAAAIGAGLPVMDPTGSMVVDIGGGTTDVATISLGGIVSSTSIRQAGDKFNTAIVNYVHSNFNLLIGERTAEDIKIKIGSASIEKAKDIESVNIRGRDLVTGLPKSVDVQAVDVAKAIQDVVQDIIIAIKETLEQTSPEIAADVIDHGIVLTGGGALLKNLPDVISEATKVPVFIAQDPLDCVAIGTGESLKNIEVIRRSRK from the coding sequence ATACCCTTGTCTATACAGAAGGTAAGGGGATTGTCCTAAGAGAACCTTCTGTTGTAGCCAAAAATACTCAAGATAATAAGGTGATCGCGGTTGGTTCCAAGGCTCGTGAGATGATTGGTAGAACGCCTGCCAGCATTGTTGCAATTCGCCCAATGAAAGACGGTGTGATTGCCGATTATGATACAACAGCATCGATGCTCAAGCATTTTATTGATCGGACTGTTGGTAATTCCAAGCCATCAGTTATGATTTGTGTGCCATCAGGTGTAACTGAAGTTGAAAAACGGGCAGTGATCGATGCTGCACGAGTTGCTGGTGCACGCGAAGCTTACGTAATTGAAGAGCCATTTGCAGCAGCTATTGGCGCGGGACTTCCAGTAATGGATCCAACAGGTTCAATGGTTGTTGATATTGGTGGTGGTACAACTGATGTTGCAACAATTTCACTTGGCGGAATTGTTTCTTCAACTTCAATTCGCCAAGCTGGCGACAAGTTTAATACAGCCATTGTTAATTATGTTCATTCGAACTTTAACTTATTAATTGGTGAAAGAACTGCTGAGGACATTAAAATTAAAATTGGTTCAGCATCAATTGAAAAAGCTAAAGACATTGAATCTGTTAATATTCGTGGTCGTGATTTGGTAACAGGACTGCCAAAGTCGGTTGATGTTCAAGCAGTTGATGTTGCTAAGGCTATTCAAGATGTTGTCCAAGATATTATCATTGCAATTAAAGAAACTTTAGAACAAACTTCTCCTGAAATTGCAGCTGATGTCATTGATCACGGAATCGTTTTAACGGGTGGTGGCGCACTGCTCAAGAACTTACCAGATGTTATCTCTGAGGCAACTAAAGTCCCAGTATTTATTGCTCAAGATCCGCTTGACTGTGTTGCAATTGGTACTGGTGAATCACTTAAAAATATCGAAGTAATTCGTAGAAGTCGCAAATAA
- the mreC gene encoding rod shape-determining protein MreC produces MKKFLQNKKLLTVCVVLIVIFSVLGTSVHLRNKRNTPLIIQSFGNDIVAVGTRIVDWPVSLVSGGLNNVNALLNAQNENNYLKSKVTNLEQTKARNSVLEAENKQLKSALKIKGSLADYDLVSASVISRSPDSWTDLLVINKGATSGLRKNMAVMSGGGVIGRVIEVNAASAKVELITTSDKDANRFAVEATATNGKKVHGIITVVGDNTLAFTQAIDSNKLKQGTQVYTSGMGGNSPKGLLIGSIAKATRDSFGLSDLIKIKPAGELNDPSLVTVIRRKVED; encoded by the coding sequence ATGAAAAAATTTCTGCAAAACAAAAAATTATTAACGGTATGTGTTGTTCTTATTGTCATTTTCTCTGTTTTGGGTACTAGTGTTCATTTGCGGAATAAACGCAATACACCATTGATTATCCAGAGTTTTGGTAATGATATTGTTGCTGTTGGAACGAGAATTGTTGATTGGCCTGTCAGCTTAGTTTCTGGTGGTTTAAATAATGTTAATGCCTTATTAAACGCTCAAAATGAAAATAATTACCTGAAGAGCAAAGTAACCAATTTAGAGCAAACTAAAGCTCGCAACTCTGTCCTCGAAGCAGAGAATAAGCAATTAAAGTCTGCCTTAAAAATTAAAGGCTCGCTAGCGGATTATGACTTAGTAAGTGCTTCTGTAATTTCGCGTTCTCCTGATAGTTGGACTGACTTATTGGTCATTAATAAAGGCGCTACTTCCGGTTTACGTAAAAATATGGCCGTAATGAGCGGTGGCGGTGTAATTGGCCGCGTAATTGAGGTTAATGCTGCTTCTGCTAAGGTAGAATTAATTACGACGAGTGATAAGGATGCTAATCGTTTTGCTGTTGAAGCTACAGCAACTAACGGTAAAAAAGTCCACGGTATTATCACTGTAGTTGGCGATAATACTTTAGCCTTTACGCAGGCTATTGATAGTAACAAGTTAAAACAAGGTACACAAGTTTATACTAGTGGTATGGGTGGTAATTCACCCAAAGGATTACTGATTGGCTCAATTGCCAAAGCTACGCGTGATTCTTTTGGTTTATCTGATTTAATTAAAATTAAGCCAGCAGGAGAGTTAAATGATCCCTCATTAGTAACTGTAATTAGGAGAAAGGTGGAAGACTAA
- the mreD gene encoding rod shape-determining protein MreD produces MQSLRKFVLAFALYVALVIDGSLALFLHQFFELGNAACLVMPIGVMLLALFDDLNDKEIWLALGAGVVSDLYFWGIIGVYTVILPLLSWLLQKSARFLPEVFWARMLAVILAVVVMSTYNWLILSVVGMITVSLRNFLISLLPTLGWALLFAAITYPIWASLARNYPFMVNFDNYH; encoded by the coding sequence ATGCAGTCTTTACGCAAATTTGTTTTGGCCTTTGCTTTATATGTTGCGTTGGTAATTGATGGTAGTTTAGCACTTTTTCTTCATCAATTTTTTGAATTAGGAAATGCGGCTTGTTTAGTGATGCCCATTGGCGTGATGTTGTTAGCCTTATTTGATGATTTGAATGACAAAGAAATTTGGCTGGCATTAGGTGCAGGGGTTGTTAGTGACCTGTATTTCTGGGGAATTATTGGTGTTTACACGGTAATTTTGCCACTTTTAAGCTGGCTATTGCAAAAGTCAGCCCGCTTCTTGCCCGAGGTCTTTTGGGCACGGATGTTGGCAGTGATTTTGGCTGTGGTTGTTATGAGTACATATAATTGGCTTATTTTAAGTGTGGTGGGAATGATTACTGTTTCTTTACGTAATTTTTTAATTAGTCTATTACCAACTTTGGGTTGGGCCTTACTTTTTGCGGCTATTACTTATCCCATTTGGGCTAGCTTGGCACGAAATTATCCGTTTATGGTTAATTTTGATAATTATCATTAA
- a CDS encoding DUF4044 domain-containing protein, which produces MARKKKKKSGFQKLTIVMAWLMAFITLAAIIAQVAIVLVNNGMIG; this is translated from the coding sequence ATGGCACGGAAAAAGAAAAAAAAATCAGGGTTTCAAAAATTAACAATCGTAATGGCTTGGCTAATGGCATTTATCACTTTGGCAGCAATCATTGCTCAAGTTGCAATAGTTTTGGTAAATAATGGCATGATTGGATAA
- a CDS encoding DUF3397 domain-containing protein produces MLLIFILPFIGLVLAFILNKFFPKALFHGYDVLPFFLLFACHLISIEQRKPGFLPYGFFVFFILVIIVSVTEAVKNKNISLGRTLRQLWDYLTMCSLFWYIGLLFMMI; encoded by the coding sequence ATGTTGTTAATTTTTATATTGCCATTTATCGGATTAGTGTTGGCATTTATTTTAAATAAATTTTTTCCTAAAGCACTTTTTCACGGTTATGATGTACTGCCCTTTTTTCTGCTTTTTGCTTGTCACTTAATAAGTATTGAGCAAAGGAAGCCCGGCTTTTTACCTTACGGTTTTTTTGTCTTTTTTATTTTAGTAATTATTGTTTCGGTAACAGAAGCAGTAAAAAATAAAAATATTTCACTAGGTAGAACGTTGCGCCAGTTGTGGGATTATTTGACTATGTGTAGTTTATTCTGGTATATTGGGTTGCTATTTATGATGATTTAA
- the mraZ gene encoding division/cell wall cluster transcriptional repressor MraZ, which translates to MFMGEYHHNLDSKGRLIIPARLREQIGDKMIFTRGMEGCIFGYTIEAWQKIEAKLAQLPLTKRNARSFMRLFYSGAMECEFDKQGRVNLTTTLKKHAALVKECVIIGVSERIEIWSAERWTSFNDEANENYDDIAENLDDIEL; encoded by the coding sequence ATGTTCATGGGTGAATATCATCATAATCTCGATAGTAAGGGGCGATTAATTATTCCCGCTCGTTTGCGTGAACAGATTGGTGACAAGATGATATTTACTCGCGGAATGGAAGGCTGTATTTTTGGCTATACCATCGAGGCATGGCAGAAGATAGAAGCCAAGTTAGCGCAACTTCCATTAACTAAGAGAAACGCTCGCAGTTTTATGCGCTTGTTTTACTCTGGTGCAATGGAATGCGAATTCGATAAGCAGGGGCGTGTTAATCTGACCACAACGCTGAAAAAGCACGCAGCTCTAGTAAAAGAATGTGTCATTATTGGTGTTTCTGAACGAATTGAAATTTGGTCAGCTGAGCGCTGGACAAGTTTTAATGATGAAGCAAATGAAAATTATGATGACATCGCAGAAAATTTGGATGATATTGAACTATAA
- the rsmH gene encoding 16S rRNA (cytosine(1402)-N(4))-methyltransferase RsmH, whose protein sequence is MEFKHTSVLLHETIDNLRPKDGGLYVDATFGGGGHARYLLSRIEQGTLIGFDQDEYAIRSAESNFAALLQADSQPRLQLVHDNFSHLQENLVKLGYTNGISGIYYDLGVSSPQFDQAGRGFSYRFNARLDMRMDQSQTLDAYQLVNNSSQKELANILYKYGDEKFSRQIARKIVERRRIEPITTTFELVDIIKEAIPAFARRTGGHPAKKTFQALRVAVNNELDVLRESLEEAIKLLQPGGRISVITFQSDEDKIVKKIFKKYSEVEVPRGMPMIPDNMKPTLQLVNRKPIVASSEELDNNNRSHSAKLRVAEKL, encoded by the coding sequence ATGGAATTCAAACACACCAGTGTACTCTTACACGAAACAATAGATAATTTAAGACCTAAAGACGGCGGTCTTTATGTAGATGCCACTTTTGGCGGCGGGGGTCATGCAAGATATTTACTAAGTAGAATTGAACAAGGAACACTAATTGGATTTGATCAAGATGAATATGCAATAAGATCGGCTGAGTCAAACTTTGCTGCGTTATTGCAGGCAGATAGTCAGCCTAGATTACAGTTAGTTCATGATAATTTTAGTCATTTGCAAGAGAATCTGGTTAAGCTAGGTTACACAAATGGAATTTCTGGAATTTACTATGATTTAGGAGTTTCTTCGCCACAATTTGATCAAGCAGGACGCGGATTTTCTTACCGGTTTAATGCAAGATTAGATATGAGAATGGACCAAAGCCAGACTCTTGATGCTTATCAATTAGTAAATAATTCAAGTCAAAAAGAATTAGCGAATATTTTGTATAAATATGGTGATGAGAAATTTTCTCGCCAAATTGCCCGTAAAATCGTTGAAAGAAGACGAATCGAACCAATTACAACTACATTTGAGTTAGTTGATATTATTAAAGAAGCGATACCGGCATTTGCAAGACGGACTGGCGGTCACCCAGCTAAGAAGACTTTTCAAGCCTTGCGAGTGGCTGTCAATAATGAGCTTGACGTTCTTAGGGAGTCACTTGAGGAAGCAATCAAGTTATTGCAACCAGGCGGTAGAATCAGTGTCATTACTTTTCAGTCTGATGAAGATAAAATTGTTAAAAAGATTTTTAAGAAGTATTCTGAGGTTGAAGTGCCTAGAGGAATGCCAATGATTCCTGATAATATGAAGCCGACACTGCAACTGGTAAATCGTAAGCCGATCGTTGCTTCAAGTGAAGAGTTAGATAATAATAATCGCTCACACAGTGCCAAGTTGCGAGTTGCAGAAAAATTATAA
- the ftsL gene encoding cell division protein FtsL, producing the protein MANNLARKIEFNPEKETKAEQAQQMVLNHHHVAWSAFEKSLLVIGTLLTLGLMTFLVSSSIAATSAQHELTNVQQLVAKGQNNVSDLHQEIGELTSSARMNKIAQSKGLTLIEKNIRTIH; encoded by the coding sequence ATGGCTAATAATTTAGCAAGAAAAATTGAGTTTAATCCTGAAAAAGAAACTAAAGCAGAACAAGCGCAGCAAATGGTATTAAACCATCATCATGTTGCTTGGTCTGCTTTTGAAAAATCCTTACTTGTAATAGGTACTTTGTTAACTTTAGGATTAATGACATTTTTGGTTTCTTCCAGTATCGCTGCTACTTCAGCCCAACATGAACTTACCAATGTGCAGCAATTAGTTGCTAAAGGACAAAATAACGTGAGTGATTTGCACCAAGAGATTGGTGAATTGACTTCAAGCGCAAGAATGAATAAAATTGCCCAAAGTAAAGGATTGACATTAATTGAAAAAAATATTAGGACAATTCACTAA